The Erigeron canadensis isolate Cc75 chromosome 4, C_canadensis_v1, whole genome shotgun sequence genome window below encodes:
- the LOC122597393 gene encoding F-box/kelch-repeat protein At3g06240-like, which produces MDQNNASLKHNSLGVEGQLIHPALINDGFSVNPSRSPGIDLTTSFIKLPYPDFPSKCTVIGSVNGLICFSRRFSSWQNDYVIHIWNPSLSALMTLPPYTSRTPPPHFETWSQVDIFFRFGFDPKSDDHKLVLFTTCFNLHINRPYFPDYLQVEVYSTKKGSWNLITQKFSLDVEVLDHKDADCMDGYAGYLHWLCDVTPPIGVSLPWGLRYETIVAFDLSLETFSEIPLPDAMIDCYESKNITLGVLAGKLCVMALSLVNEALEVWVMDEL; this is translated from the exons ATGGATCAAAATAATGCAAGTCTAAAACACAATTCATTGGGAGTTGAAGGACAGCTAATCCATCCTGCTTTAAT AAATGATGGATTTAGTGTGAATCCTTCTAGATCTCCCGGTATAGATCTCACCACTAGTTTCATTAAGTTACCCTATCCTGATTTCCCATCTAAATGTACTGTTATTGGCTCTGTTAACggtttaatatgtttttctcgCCGATTTTCATCATGGCAAAATGATTATGTCATTCATATTTGGAATCCGTCTCTATCGGCTCTAATGACTCTCCCGCCATATACTTCACGCACCCCGCCACCACATTTTGAGACCTGGTCGCAAGTTGATATCTTTTTCCGGTTTGGGTTTGATCCTAAATCTGATGATCACAAACTTGTTTTGTTTACGACCTGTTTCAATCTACATATCAACAGACCATACTTTCCAGATTACCTCCAAGTAGAGGTGTATAGTACCAAAAAAGGTTCGTGGAATTTAATCACTCAAAAGTTTTCGTTGGATGTTGAAGTGCTTGATCATAAAGATGCAGATTGTATGGATGGGTATGCTGGCTATCTTCACTGGCTTTGTGACGTGACTCCTCCTATAGGCGTTTCCTTACCTTGGGGATTACGCTATGAAACGATAGTGGCATTTGATTTGAGTTTGGAGACGTTCAGTGAGATACCTCTTCCAGATGCTATGATTGATTGTTATGAGAGTAAGAATATTACCTTAGGGGTTTTGGCTGGAAAGCTTTGTGTAATGGCATTAAGTTTAGTTAACGAGGCACTTGAGGTGTGGGTAATGGATGAGCTATAA
- the LOC122597394 gene encoding probable calcium-binding protein CML25 has protein sequence MGLKNLLNRRKKKKTGNENSSHKHDQSEPEQAESKPPTKSTSEPTRHAKSKSSSDSRIRIEEELEQVFKKFDANGDGKICASELGSIMASLGQQPTEDELTNMIKEVDGDGDGFINLHEFIELNTRDIDSTEVLENLKNAFSVFDIDNNGLITAEELQNVLRKLGDTCSITESKKMIAGADRDGDGMINFDEFKDMMMMGSKFDSMGLQQKQEISKQD, from the coding sequence ATGGGTTTAAAAAATCTGTTAAAccgaagaaagaagaaaaaaaccgGAAACGAAAACAGCTCCCACAAACATGATCAATCTGAACCCGAACAAGCTGAATCTAAACCTCCAACAAAATCAACGTCGGAGCCAACGAGGCACGCAAAGTCAAAGTCATCCTCGGATTCACGAATACGAATAGAGGAAGAGCTAGAACAAGTTTTCAAGAAATTCGACGCAAATGGTGATGGCAAGATATGTGCTTCGGAGCTAGGTTCAATCATGGCAAGCCTAGGACAACAACCAACCGAGGATGAGCTAACGAATATGATAAAAGAAGTGGACGGAGATGGAGACGGGTTCATAAATTTGCACGAATTTATTGAACTAAACACGAGAGACATTGATTCGACGGAAGTGTTGGAGAATCTCAAGAATGCATTTTCTGTTTTCGATATTGATAATAATGGGTTGATCACGGCCGAAGAGTTGCAAAATGTGTTGAGAAAACTTGGTGATACGTGTAGTATTACTGAAAGCAAGAAAATGATAGCCGGTGCTGATCGTGATGGTGACGGTATGattaattttgatgaatttaaagatatgatgatgatgggtTCCAAATTTGATTCAATGGGCTTACAACAAAAACAAGAGATTTCTAAACAAGATTAA
- the LOC122597842 gene encoding secoisolariciresinol dehydrogenase-like, which yields MASSTLKARLENKVAIVTGGAQGIGESMARTLAKHGAKVVIADLKDDLGESLCQELGPEFVSFVHCDVTIETDVENAINTTITRHGKLDIMVNNAGIIDESKLSILENDKADFERVVNVNLTGVFLGTKHAARVMIPNCRGSIITTASVCSVMGGIASHAYTSSKHGVVGLTKNAAAELGKYQIRVNCVSPYVIPTSLALKFFKMDENSTVFSNLKGKTLGPQDIANAVLFLASDESEYISGHNLVVDGGYTVLNPAFGLFDWKP from the exons ATGGCTTCTTCGACTCTAAAAGCAAG ACTTGAAAATAAGGTAGCAATCGTCACCGGTGGAGCTCAAGGAATTGGAGAATCCATGGCAAGGACGTTAGCAAAACATGGAGCTAAAGTTGTTATTGCTGATCTCAAAGATGACTTAGGGGAATCACTCTGCCAAGAATTGGGACCCGAATTCGTTTCATTCGTTCACTGTGACGTCACCATAGAAACCGATGTTGAGAACGCCATCAACACCACCATCACTAGGCATGGCAAACTAGACATCATGGTAAACAACGCAGGGATTATCGACGAATCAAAACTAAGCATCTTGGAAAATGACAAGGCAGACTTTGAACGTGTTGTTAATGTCAATTTAACAGGAGTTTTTTTAGGAACTAAACACGCGGCCCGTGTGATGATCCCTAACTGCAGGGGAAGCATCATCACGACCGCGAGTGTATGTTCTGTCATGGGGGGTATTGCTTCTCATGCTTACACAAGCTCAAAGCACGGCGTTGTAGGACTAACAAAGAACGCGGCTGCAGAGCTTGGCAAGTATCAAATTCGGGTTAATTGTGTTTCGCCTTATGTGATACCAACTTCATTGGCACTTAAGTTCTTTAAAATGGATGAAAACTCAACTGTTTTCTCAAACCTAAAAGGAAAGACACTTGGACCACAAGATATTGCAAATGCTGTTCTGTTTTTAGCAAGTGATGAATCTGAGTATATAAGTGGGCATAACTTGGTTGTAGATGGTGGCTACACAGTTCTCAATCCTGCGTTTGGCCTCTTTGATTGGAAACCATAG